The genomic interval CAGCGGATCCGCGCCGCGGTCGACGCCCGACGCGATCCGGACTTCCTGGTGATGGCCCGCACCGACCTGCGCGCCGGCGCCGGGCTCGACGCCGCGATCGAGCGCATGCGCGCCCTCGTGGACGCGGGGGCCGACGCGATCTTCCCCGAGGCGATGGCCGACCTCTCCGAGTTCGAGGCCGTGTGCCGGGCGGTCGACGTGCCCGTGCTCGCCAACATGACGGAGTTCGGGAAGTCCCCGCTGTACTCCAGGGAGCAGCTCGCGCAGACCGGCGTCGCGCTGGTCATCTACCCGGTGACGCTGCTGCGCACCGCGATGGGCGCGATCGAACGGGTGCTGCAGTCCATCCGCGTCGAGGGGTCCCAGGCATCCCGCGTGGACGAGATGCTCACCCGCGCACGCCTCTACGACCTCGTGGACTACGAGTCCTTCAGCAGCTTCGACGCCGGCGTCTTCGACTTCGAGGTCCCGGGCCGGGCCGGGACGGGCAGCGCAGGCGCCGCAGGCAGCGGCGATGGAAGCGGCAACAGCAGCAGCACCGACAGCAACAGCAGAAGCACCAGCGGAACCACGAGCACGGACGAGCAGAGGAGCGAGTCATGAGCCCGAGCAGCCAGAGCGACCCCGCGAAGAACCCGTCGACCGGCCCCGAGATCCACCGCGGGCTCGCGGGCGTCGTCACCGACGTCACGGCGATCTCGAAGGTCAACCCCGAGACCAACTCCCTGCTCTACCGCGGCTATCCGGTGCCCCAGCTCGCCGCGACCCAGCCCTTCGAGGCCGTCGCCCATCTGCTGTGGACCGGCGAGCTGCCCACGGACGCGGAGATCGAGGAGGACCGCGCCCACGAGCGCGCCCACCGCGCGCTCGCGCCCGAGGTGAAGGCGGCCCTGGACTCCCTGCCCGCCACCTGCCACCCGATGGATTCCGTGCGCACCGCCGTCTCGGTCCTGGGTGGTCTGGATCCCGCCGCGCAGGACGACTCGCCCGCCGCGGAGCTCGAGAAGGCCCGGAGGCTGCTCGCACAGCTTCCCGCCGTCATCGCCTACGAGCAGCGGCGGCGCCGCGCCGGAGGGCCCACCGAGCCGATCGCCCCGCGCGAGGACCTCGACTACTCCCAGAACTTCCTGTGGATGACCTTCGGGGAGGAGGCGGCGCCCGAGGTCGTCGATGCCTTCCGCGTCTCGATGGTGCTCTACGCCGAGCACTCCTTCAACGCCTCCACCTTCACCGCGCGCGTCATCACCTCGACGCTCTCCGATCTGCACTCGGCGGTCGTGGGCGCGATCGGCGCCCTCAAGGGCCCCCTGCACGGCGGCGCCAACGAGGCCGTCATGCACACCTTCGAGGAGATCGGGATCCGCCCCGAGGAGTCCGAGTCCGCGGCGAAGGACCGCGCGAAGGCCTGGATGGACGACGCCCTCGCGCAGAAGAAGAAGGTCATGGGCTTCGGGCACCGCGTCTACAAGAACGGCGACTCGCGCGTGCCCACCATGAAGCAGGCGCTCGACGCGATGATCGACCACGTGGGCCGCCCGGAGATCCTGGGTCTCTACAACGGGCTCGAGCAGTCGATGGACGAGGCGAAGTCCATCAAACCCAACCTCGACTACCCCGCAGGCCCGACCTACCACCTGATGGGCTTCGACACCGAGATGTTCACACCGCTGTTCATCGCCTCGCGGATCACCGGATGGACCGCGCACATCATGGAGCAGCGGGCCGCGAACGCCCTGATCCGCCCGCTCTCGGAGTACGTCGGCCCCGAGGAGAGGCCGGTCCCGGGTGCGTGATGCCCGCCGCGGGCCCTCGTCCACGGGACCCGGGCGGTTCCGGCGGGTGCTGCGCGTCCGGATCCTCGGTGCGGGCGTCGCCGGGACCGCCGCGGCGGCCCTGATCGCCGCTGCCGGGCACGAGGTCGAGCTGATCGACGAGGACTTCGCGCAGCCGGCGCTGGGCACCTCGCTCGCCCTGTTCCCGCCGGCCCAGCGGGTGCTCGCGCGGATCGGAGTGCTCGATGCCGTGACGGCAGGGGCGACGGCCCCGCGCGAGGGACGCCTCGTGGGGC from Brachybacterium kimchii carries:
- the prpB gene encoding methylisocitrate lyase encodes the protein MLNSTTTPSAKRRALRELLHPGAAAPFPGAFTPLSTRLIEEQGFPGVYISGAVLADELGLPDIGLTTLTEVAARGAQIARTTDLPCLIDADTGFGEPMNVARTIQELEDAGLAGCHIEDQVNPKRCGHLDGKATVDTATAVQRIRAAVDARRDPDFLVMARTDLRAGAGLDAAIERMRALVDAGADAIFPEAMADLSEFEAVCRAVDVPVLANMTEFGKSPLYSREQLAQTGVALVIYPVTLLRTAMGAIERVLQSIRVEGSQASRVDEMLTRARLYDLVDYESFSSFDAGVFDFEVPGRAGTGSAGAAGSGDGSGNSSSTDSNSRSTSGTTSTDEQRSES
- a CDS encoding bifunctional 2-methylcitrate synthase/citrate synthase, which gives rise to MSPSSQSDPAKNPSTGPEIHRGLAGVVTDVTAISKVNPETNSLLYRGYPVPQLAATQPFEAVAHLLWTGELPTDAEIEEDRAHERAHRALAPEVKAALDSLPATCHPMDSVRTAVSVLGGLDPAAQDDSPAAELEKARRLLAQLPAVIAYEQRRRRAGGPTEPIAPREDLDYSQNFLWMTFGEEAAPEVVDAFRVSMVLYAEHSFNASTFTARVITSTLSDLHSAVVGAIGALKGPLHGGANEAVMHTFEEIGIRPEESESAAKDRAKAWMDDALAQKKKVMGFGHRVYKNGDSRVPTMKQALDAMIDHVGRPEILGLYNGLEQSMDEAKSIKPNLDYPAGPTYHLMGFDTEMFTPLFIASRITGWTAHIMEQRAANALIRPLSEYVGPEERPVPGA